Proteins co-encoded in one Symmachiella macrocystis genomic window:
- the guaA gene encoding glutamine-hydrolyzing GMP synthase: protein MNGQGTAAQSTPIGATREDEDVILVLDFGSQTAQLIARRVREQHVFCQIVRHDLTVERIRELNPRGLILSGGPASVYGENSPQPDPAIFDLEIPILGICYGMQLACRSQGSEVSPGQHREFGRTACHVVEGGDLFAGVPEESIVWMSHGDQVQDLSDHFTALATTDTCPFAAVKHHTREIYGLQFHPEVTHTEHGGTLLGNFVRTICGCTGGWRMSEFIQQEVELLRERVGNNRVICGLSGGVDSSVVAALLYEAIGSQLSCILVDNGLLRAGEAESVVTCFQDHFKTDLHVVRAEELFLKELAGVTDPQRKRKIIGKLFIDVFRKEAESIPDATFLAQGTLYPDVIESGADPDGPAATIKAHHNVGGLPAELGFELIEPLRDLFKDEVRAMGLELNLPEEMVWRHPFPGPGLAVRCLGEVRKERLETLREADAIVIDELTKAGLYREVRQAFAVLLPIQSVGVMGDDRTYDDVIAVRAVATDDFMTADWFHVPYEVLGRISTRIINNVRGVNRVTYDISSKPPSTIEWE, encoded by the coding sequence ATGAACGGACAAGGTACAGCGGCGCAAAGCACTCCGATTGGTGCGACGCGCGAGGACGAGGATGTGATTCTGGTCCTGGATTTCGGGTCGCAGACGGCACAATTAATTGCCCGTCGCGTGCGCGAACAACACGTTTTCTGCCAAATCGTGCGGCATGACCTGACGGTCGAACGCATTCGCGAACTCAATCCGCGCGGATTGATCCTTTCGGGCGGTCCGGCGAGCGTCTACGGCGAAAACTCGCCACAACCCGATCCGGCGATTTTTGACCTGGAAATACCCATCTTGGGCATTTGCTACGGCATGCAACTCGCCTGTCGATCGCAGGGAAGCGAAGTTTCACCCGGCCAGCACCGTGAATTCGGCCGGACGGCTTGCCACGTAGTCGAGGGGGGGGATCTCTTTGCCGGGGTCCCCGAAGAGTCCATTGTCTGGATGAGCCATGGCGATCAGGTCCAGGATCTAAGCGACCACTTCACAGCACTGGCGACCACCGACACGTGCCCGTTCGCCGCCGTCAAACATCACACGCGAGAAATCTACGGGCTGCAATTCCACCCGGAGGTTACGCACACGGAACATGGCGGCACACTGTTGGGCAATTTCGTCCGCACGATTTGCGGCTGTACCGGCGGCTGGCGGATGAGTGAGTTCATCCAGCAAGAAGTCGAATTGCTGCGGGAACGCGTGGGGAACAACCGCGTCATTTGCGGGTTATCGGGCGGCGTCGATTCGTCCGTCGTGGCCGCGTTGTTGTACGAAGCGATCGGTTCGCAGCTTTCGTGCATTCTGGTTGACAACGGCCTACTGCGAGCGGGAGAAGCAGAATCGGTCGTGACGTGTTTTCAAGACCATTTCAAGACCGACTTGCATGTGGTTCGTGCCGAGGAATTGTTCCTCAAGGAATTGGCCGGTGTCACCGATCCGCAACGGAAACGCAAGATCATCGGCAAGTTGTTCATCGACGTGTTTCGCAAAGAAGCGGAAAGCATTCCCGATGCGACATTCCTCGCGCAAGGAACTTTGTATCCCGATGTGATCGAAAGCGGCGCCGATCCCGACGGTCCGGCGGCCACCATCAAAGCGCATCACAACGTTGGTGGATTGCCGGCGGAATTGGGCTTTGAATTGATTGAACCACTGCGGGATCTGTTCAAAGACGAAGTGCGTGCGATGGGGTTGGAACTCAATTTGCCTGAAGAAATGGTCTGGCGGCACCCGTTCCCCGGTCCCGGTTTGGCGGTCCGCTGCTTGGGGGAAGTCCGCAAAGAACGTTTGGAAACATTGCGCGAAGCCGACGCGATCGTGATTGACGAACTAACCAAAGCGGGCCTTTATCGCGAGGTTCGACAAGCCTTTGCCGTGCTGTTGCCGATACAAAGCGTGGGGGTCATGGGCGACGACCGCACCTACGACGACGTGATCGCTGTCCGCGCGGTCGCCACCGATGACTTCATGACGGCCGACTGGTTCCACGTGCCTTATGAAGTGCTAGGCCGCATCTCGACACGCATCATTAACAACGTCCGCGGTGTGAACCGCGTGACTTATGATATTAGTTCTAAGCCTCCCAGTACGATTGAGTGGGAGTAG
- a CDS encoding NAD(P) transhydrogenase subunit alpha, which yields MEILVIGLTIFALASFVGFEVITKIPATLHTPLMSGSNAISGIILTGAVIAAGSEKSTTATVLGFIAVILATVNVVGGFFVTHRMLAMFRKKD from the coding sequence ATGGAAATACTGGTCATCGGCCTCACGATTTTCGCATTAGCATCATTTGTCGGCTTTGAGGTCATCACCAAAATCCCCGCGACATTGCACACCCCGTTGATGTCCGGTTCGAATGCGATTTCGGGAATCATCCTCACCGGAGCCGTGATTGCTGCCGGATCCGAAAAATCTACGACCGCCACGGTGCTCGGATTCATAGCCGTCATCCTGGCCACCGTGAATGTTGTGGGTGGTTTTTTTGTAACGCACCGCATGCTGGCCATGTTTCGGAAAAAGGATTGA
- a CDS encoding Re/Si-specific NAD(P)(+) transhydrogenase subunit alpha, which produces MLAQGSGLTVGAVRESFPGEQRVAIVPAAVKTFAKSGLQTVVEAGAGQAAGYTDEQYAAQDASVEQDRAAVFAAADVLLQIRGGGGNPEFLDADLELLRPGQVLIGAYDPLSDPESIVRLAERGVSCFALEFLPRITRAQSMDILSSMATIAGYKAGLLAAAALPRMFPMMMTAAGTITPARVLIIGAGVAGLQAIATTRRLGAVVSGYDLRPAVREEVESLGAQFVELPLESGEAAESGGYAREKDEEFYRKQQELMHRVVAESDVVISTAVVPGAKAPVLITPEMVEAMAAGSVIVDLAAERGGNCALTTPGETITHGGVTIIGETNLPSMIPYHASQMFANNVASFLQALLNEEGQLEINLEDEVIRETLVCRDGQVTHPRMRERLGLAPLESK; this is translated from the coding sequence ATGTTAGCACAAGGTTCAGGTCTAACCGTTGGAGCTGTGCGAGAGAGTTTCCCTGGCGAACAACGTGTTGCCATCGTGCCGGCAGCGGTCAAGACGTTTGCCAAGTCGGGATTGCAAACCGTTGTCGAAGCGGGTGCCGGACAGGCGGCCGGATATACGGATGAGCAATACGCCGCTCAAGATGCGTCGGTCGAACAAGATCGTGCCGCCGTGTTTGCCGCAGCTGATGTGCTCCTGCAGATACGCGGCGGTGGAGGAAATCCGGAGTTTCTCGATGCAGATTTGGAACTCCTGCGCCCCGGACAGGTCCTGATCGGCGCTTACGATCCGCTCTCTGATCCGGAATCGATTGTCCGTTTGGCTGAACGAGGCGTGAGTTGCTTTGCTTTGGAATTCTTGCCGCGAATCACTCGCGCGCAGTCGATGGACATCCTGTCCTCGATGGCGACGATCGCCGGCTACAAAGCCGGGTTGTTGGCGGCGGCGGCGCTGCCTCGGATGTTTCCGATGATGATGACGGCTGCCGGCACCATCACACCGGCGCGCGTGCTGATCATTGGCGCGGGTGTCGCAGGACTACAGGCGATCGCCACAACCCGCCGCTTGGGAGCCGTCGTCAGCGGTTACGACCTGCGCCCCGCCGTCCGAGAAGAAGTGGAAAGCCTCGGCGCTCAATTCGTCGAATTGCCGTTGGAGTCGGGCGAAGCAGCCGAGTCCGGAGGCTACGCACGCGAAAAGGACGAAGAATTCTATCGTAAACAACAAGAATTGATGCACCGCGTCGTTGCAGAAAGTGATGTCGTGATTTCCACGGCAGTGGTGCCCGGCGCCAAAGCTCCGGTGCTGATTACTCCTGAAATGGTAGAAGCGATGGCGGCCGGTTCAGTGATCGTGGACCTAGCTGCTGAGCGGGGTGGAAACTGTGCCCTGACAACACCGGGTGAAACCATCACGCATGGAGGAGTCACGATCATTGGCGAAACGAATTTACCGTCCATGATTCCATATCATGCGAGTCAAATGTTCGCCAACAACGTCGCCAGTTTTTTGCAGGCGCTTCTCAACGAGGAGGGTCAATTAGAGATCAATCTCGAAGACGAAGTGATTCGAGAGACACTCGTCTGTCGCGATGGTCAAGTCACCCACCCCCGCATGCGGGAACGACTCGGCCTTGCGCCCCTGGAATCCAAGTAG
- a CDS encoding efflux RND transporter periplasmic adaptor subunit, with translation MTIAQPVRKQIVEWDAYTGRLEAVDFVEVRARVSGYLETIHFDEGQVVNEGDLLFVIDPRPYQAELNRASAALRQAESGLQQSRAQLTVAKALKLQADARLQLANARVKRTRQLKSQNAITQADLDQDESANLEAEADLEGAKAGITSAEAAITTEMATVESAKAEVETAELNLEYTRIRAPVSGRISRENVTEGNLVSGGTATSTLLTTIASVDPIYCTFDANEQEVLKYVRLDQAGTRTSSREAKNPVYLGLVDETAFPHLGHMDFVDNRFDTNSATMRARCVFPNDDFVLVPGMFARIRIPGSASYEAVLIPDSAIGTDQASQYVYIVVDGVIERRGVKLGPIVDGLRVVREGLSGGESLVIEGLLQARPEMAVKTKAGEIEVIEDGLPDQYAPLPPDEWISPSPDPLPASEVSRLNQQADQGGNSQ, from the coding sequence ATGACGATCGCTCAGCCGGTACGGAAGCAAATTGTCGAGTGGGACGCTTACACGGGGAGGCTTGAAGCGGTCGACTTCGTGGAAGTACGCGCTCGTGTCAGTGGTTATCTGGAGACGATTCACTTTGATGAAGGGCAGGTCGTCAACGAAGGCGATCTGTTGTTTGTCATTGACCCACGTCCTTATCAAGCGGAGTTGAATCGAGCCTCGGCTGCTTTGCGTCAGGCGGAATCGGGGTTGCAACAGTCGCGGGCACAATTGACGGTCGCAAAGGCATTGAAGTTGCAAGCCGACGCGCGGCTGCAACTGGCCAATGCCCGTGTTAAGCGGACGCGGCAATTGAAATCACAAAATGCGATTACACAAGCCGACCTGGATCAAGATGAGTCGGCGAATCTTGAAGCAGAAGCGGATCTTGAAGGGGCCAAGGCGGGGATTACTTCTGCGGAAGCTGCTATTACAACCGAAATGGCAACCGTTGAGTCGGCGAAGGCGGAAGTTGAAACAGCAGAGTTGAATCTGGAATACACGCGCATTCGCGCACCGGTTAGCGGACGGATTAGCCGTGAGAATGTCACGGAAGGTAACCTTGTGAGTGGGGGAACCGCGACGTCGACTTTATTGACGACCATTGCTTCAGTCGATCCGATCTATTGCACCTTCGATGCTAACGAACAAGAGGTGCTGAAGTATGTGCGGTTGGACCAAGCGGGTACGCGGACCAGTTCCCGCGAGGCCAAGAATCCGGTGTATCTGGGGCTGGTCGACGAAACTGCTTTTCCGCATCTCGGGCATATGGATTTTGTTGACAATCGCTTCGATACGAACTCGGCGACGATGCGGGCACGGTGCGTATTTCCCAATGACGATTTCGTCTTAGTGCCGGGAATGTTCGCGCGGATTCGTATTCCCGGCAGCGCGTCGTACGAAGCGGTGCTCATACCGGATTCGGCGATTGGTACCGATCAGGCCTCTCAATATGTTTATATCGTCGTTGATGGCGTGATTGAGCGTCGGGGGGTCAAGCTAGGTCCGATTGTCGATGGATTGCGTGTTGTTCGCGAGGGTCTCAGTGGAGGCGAATCGCTGGTGATCGAGGGCTTGTTGCAAGCGCGGCCAGAGATGGCTGTAAAAACCAAAGCGGGTGAAATCGAAGTCATCGAGGATGGATTGCCGGACCAATATGCGCCGCTTCCCCCGGATGAGTGGATCTCCCCCTCGCCGGATCCCTTGCCGGCATCAGAGGTTTCGCGCCTCAATCAGCAAGCGGATCAAGGAGGCAACTCGCAGTGA
- a CDS encoding NAD(P)(+) transhydrogenase (Re/Si-specific) subunit beta, translating to MSNEALDAFINFAYLIAAIFFIVGLKGLTHPRTAVRGNYLGGTGMLIAVVATLLHRDIVDPKLIFAGIAIGAVIGGVLAVKIDMKVVPQLVATFNGFGGIASVFVAGAEAVRDTESEVVATQTLVALVASGIIGAVTFWGSLVAIGKFSELDFLDRLKFPVGQWLNAFLALLLLLPAAWCINGTQPVMAYWLVVLVASILGVSLVVRIGGADMPVVVALLNSLSGLAAAATGFVLQNNILIITGALVGASGLILTQIMCRAMNRTLVSVLFTSFGTDGSSSQDDAGLYATTKSTSADEVAMMLDTARRVVIVPGYGMAVAQAQHAVRDLSDLLESRGITVEFGIHPVAGRMPGHMNVLLAEANIRYDQMLEMQKINPTLAQVDMVIVIGANDVVNPSARTDPSSPIAGMPIIDVDKARTVVVIKRSLSPGFAGIANPLFAAENTLMLFGDGRQAVQDLVAAIEEG from the coding sequence GTGTCGAACGAAGCGCTGGATGCTTTCATTAATTTTGCATATTTGATTGCCGCGATCTTTTTTATCGTGGGACTCAAGGGGCTGACACACCCTCGGACTGCGGTGCGGGGAAACTATCTAGGCGGCACAGGCATGCTGATCGCCGTAGTGGCGACGCTGCTGCATCGCGATATCGTCGATCCCAAGCTCATATTTGCGGGCATTGCCATCGGGGCGGTGATCGGCGGGGTTTTGGCCGTTAAAATCGACATGAAGGTCGTCCCACAATTGGTAGCGACCTTTAACGGTTTCGGCGGAATCGCTTCGGTATTCGTGGCCGGCGCCGAAGCAGTTCGCGATACGGAGTCTGAGGTGGTTGCCACACAGACGTTAGTGGCACTGGTCGCCTCGGGAATCATTGGCGCGGTAACGTTTTGGGGGTCGCTGGTCGCCATTGGCAAGTTCAGCGAGTTGGATTTTCTGGATCGCCTGAAATTCCCCGTAGGGCAATGGCTGAATGCCTTTCTCGCCCTGCTGCTACTCCTTCCCGCCGCTTGGTGCATCAACGGGACGCAACCGGTTATGGCCTACTGGCTGGTGGTATTGGTCGCTTCGATCCTGGGTGTCTCACTGGTAGTGCGAATCGGGGGCGCCGATATGCCGGTCGTCGTGGCGTTGTTGAATTCGCTCTCCGGCTTGGCCGCGGCTGCGACGGGATTTGTACTGCAGAATAATATCTTGATCATCACCGGGGCGTTGGTCGGTGCGTCGGGTTTGATTTTGACGCAGATTATGTGTCGCGCCATGAATCGCACGCTTGTGAGTGTGTTGTTCACCTCATTTGGAACGGATGGGTCCTCCTCGCAAGATGACGCGGGCTTGTATGCGACGACCAAATCGACCAGCGCCGACGAAGTGGCGATGATGCTGGATACCGCGCGACGAGTGGTGATTGTGCCGGGATACGGCATGGCGGTCGCTCAAGCGCAGCACGCGGTCCGCGACCTGTCCGATCTGCTGGAGTCCCGTGGCATCACTGTCGAATTCGGCATTCACCCCGTTGCCGGACGTATGCCGGGCCACATGAACGTTCTGTTGGCCGAAGCCAATATCCGCTACGACCAAATGCTGGAAATGCAGAAAATCAATCCGACACTGGCACAGGTCGACATGGTGATCGTGATCGGCGCCAATGACGTCGTCAATCCATCGGCCCGCACTGATCCCAGCTCCCCGATTGCCGGCATGCCCATCATCGATGTCGACAAGGCCCGCACGGTGGTCGTCATCAAACGCAGCCTCAGCCCGGGTTTCGCCGGAATCGCCAACCCGCTGTTCGCCGCTGAAAACACGCTGATGCTATTTGGAGACGGTCGACAGGCAGTCCAGGATCTCGTCGCGGCGATTGAAGAGGGGTGA